The Phycisphaerales bacterium AB-hyl4 genome has a window encoding:
- the acpP gene encoding acyl carrier protein, which produces MEEKEIEEKVISIVAEQMGVDKGEINRETNFVNDLNADSLDTVELVMEFEDEFETSIPDEEAEKIQTVGQAIEFIKEHVSKANQG; this is translated from the coding sequence ATGGAAGAAAAAGAGATTGAAGAAAAGGTAATCTCGATCGTCGCCGAGCAGATGGGCGTGGACAAGGGCGAGATCAATCGCGAAACCAATTTCGTGAACGATCTGAACGCCGACAGTCTGGACACCGTCGAGCTGGTGATGGAATTCGAAGACGAGTTCGAAACCTCGATTCCCGACGAGGAAGCCGAGAAGATTCAAACCGTTGGCCAAGCGATCGAGTTCATTAAAGAACACGTCAGCAAAGCCAACCAGGGCTGA
- the fabG gene encoding 3-oxoacyl-[acyl-carrier-protein] reductase, with amino-acid sequence MADNSDKRVAVVTGASRGIGEAVARALGKQGRLVICAARNVEKLEAVKQAIESDGGEAAVKPCDITDHAGLAQLVEAVADEYGRLDILVNNAGITRDNLMLRMSDEEFDDVIQANLRSVFVSCRAAIRPMMRGRWGRIVNIGSVSGVVGNAGQSNYAAAKAGVIGMTKSMAKEMASKGITANVVAPGFIQTDMTDVLPQPVKDSVLKITPAGRFGQPNEIAGAVAYLCSEDAGYVTGQVLTVDGGMTMA; translated from the coding sequence ATGGCGGATAATTCTGACAAGCGGGTAGCAGTCGTGACCGGAGCGTCGCGCGGCATTGGTGAAGCGGTGGCCCGGGCACTGGGCAAGCAGGGTCGGCTGGTGATCTGTGCCGCCCGCAACGTCGAGAAGCTCGAAGCGGTCAAGCAGGCCATCGAGAGCGACGGCGGCGAGGCGGCGGTCAAGCCCTGCGACATCACCGACCACGCGGGCCTGGCCCAACTGGTGGAAGCGGTCGCCGACGAGTACGGCCGACTGGACATCCTGGTCAACAACGCCGGCATCACGCGGGACAACCTGATGCTGCGGATGAGCGACGAGGAGTTTGACGACGTGATTCAAGCCAACCTTCGCAGCGTGTTCGTGTCGTGTCGAGCGGCGATCCGGCCTATGATGCGGGGGCGCTGGGGCCGTATCGTGAACATCGGCTCGGTGTCGGGCGTGGTGGGCAACGCGGGTCAGAGCAACTACGCCGCTGCAAAAGCTGGCGTGATTGGCATGACCAAGTCGATGGCGAAGGAAATGGCCAGCAAGGGCATCACCGCGAACGTGGTGGCGCCAGGCTTCATTCAGACGGATATGACGGACGTGCTGCCACAACCGGTGAAGGATTCGGTGCTTAAGATCACCCCTGCCGGTCGTTTTGGTCAGCCCAACGAGATCGCCGGGGCCGTCGCGTACCTCTGCTCGGAGGACGCGGGCTACGTGACCGGGCAGGTGTTGACGGTCGATGGCGGCATGACGATGGCTTAA
- the fabF gene encoding beta-ketoacyl-ACP synthase II → MHNNQRRRVVITGLGWVTSLGHDVKQVWADLLACKSGVHAIERFDASAYPVRFGGEVLNYQPRNIEKRDAKRLDRFAQFALDAAVDAVKDADLDFAKENSWRCGSIIGSGIGGIEEFEYGHRKLMEKGPDRLSPFMVPKLMCNAGSGNISIHFGIQGPNNAVASACASAAHAIGDAANAIRYNAADVMITGGSEAALTPLGLGCFVALKALSRRNDDPTHASRPFDKDRDGFILSEGAGVLILEEYEHAKARGANIYAEFLGYGQSADGSHITAPDEQGRGAAYAMQAALEDAGHDPADVDYINAHGTSTPLGDAAETRAVKRLFNDDAYKVAVSSTKSMTGHLLGASGGIEAIITAKAIELGCIPPTANLDNPSEECDLDYVPNEARQLDVKLAMSNSFGFGGHNVSLVLGKI, encoded by the coding sequence ATGCACAACAATCAACGCCGTCGTGTTGTCATCACCGGGCTCGGCTGGGTCACCAGCCTCGGCCATGACGTGAAACAGGTCTGGGCCGACCTGCTCGCCTGCAAGAGCGGTGTCCATGCCATTGAGCGCTTTGACGCTTCCGCTTATCCCGTGCGCTTCGGCGGCGAGGTGCTCAACTACCAGCCACGCAACATCGAAAAACGCGACGCCAAACGACTTGACCGCTTCGCCCAGTTCGCACTCGACGCCGCCGTCGACGCCGTCAAAGACGCCGACCTCGACTTCGCCAAAGAAAACAGCTGGCGCTGCGGCTCGATCATCGGCTCAGGCATCGGCGGCATCGAAGAGTTCGAGTACGGCCACCGCAAGCTCATGGAAAAAGGCCCCGATCGGCTCAGCCCGTTCATGGTCCCGAAACTCATGTGCAACGCCGGGTCGGGCAACATCTCGATCCACTTCGGCATCCAGGGCCCGAACAACGCCGTCGCCTCCGCCTGCGCCTCCGCAGCCCACGCCATCGGCGACGCCGCCAACGCCATCCGCTACAACGCCGCGGACGTGATGATCACCGGCGGCTCCGAAGCCGCCCTCACCCCGCTGGGCCTGGGCTGCTTCGTCGCGCTCAAAGCACTCTCGCGACGCAACGACGACCCCACCCACGCCTCACGCCCCTTCGATAAAGACCGCGACGGCTTCATCCTCTCCGAAGGTGCCGGCGTGCTCATCCTCGAAGAATACGAACACGCCAAGGCCCGCGGCGCAAACATCTACGCCGAGTTCCTCGGCTACGGCCAGTCCGCAGACGGCTCGCACATCACCGCCCCCGACGAACAGGGCCGCGGCGCCGCCTACGCCATGCAGGCCGCCCTCGAAGACGCCGGGCACGACCCCGCCGACGTCGACTATATCAACGCACACGGCACGAGCACGCCGCTCGGCGACGCCGCCGAGACCCGCGCCGTCAAGCGCCTGTTCAACGACGACGCCTACAAAGTCGCCGTCAGCTCCACCAAGAGCATGACCGGCCACCTGCTCGGCGCGTCCGGCGGCATCGAAGCCATCATCACCGCCAAGGCCATCGAGCTCGGCTGCATCCCCCCCACCGCCAACCTCGACAACCCCAGCGAGGAATGCGACCTCGACTACGTCCCCAACGAGGCCCGCCAGCTCGACGTCAAGCTCGCCATGAGCAACTCCTTCGGCTTCGGCGGCCACAACGTCAGCCTCGTCCTCGGCAAAATCTAA
- a CDS encoding sugar phosphate isomerase/epimerase family protein — protein sequence MPQPTLDFGVQSYCFRNTKDNAELARKVREIGLDKIEICAVHADFSDPAAFKDIVKTYADEGVAIVSLGVQTFTGDTDTERKWFECAAAANAKYISAHFKVDSYQTAVPATAKLCDEFGIKIAIHCHGGYMFGGSPDVIEHLLKLGGPNIGLNIDTAWCMQIGPHRGNPIQWAEQFKDRLYGVHYKDFTFDTNGQWNDVVVGTGNLDLPAFVDTLVKNNFAGFAVIEYEGDVDNPVPALKECVQKMRALTA from the coding sequence ATGCCACAACCCACTCTGGATTTCGGCGTGCAGTCCTACTGCTTCCGCAACACCAAAGACAACGCTGAGCTCGCTCGCAAGGTGCGCGAGATCGGTCTGGACAAGATCGAAATCTGCGCCGTCCATGCCGACTTCAGCGACCCCGCCGCCTTCAAGGACATCGTCAAAACCTACGCCGACGAGGGCGTCGCAATCGTCTCCCTCGGCGTGCAGACATTCACCGGCGACACCGACACCGAACGCAAGTGGTTCGAGTGCGCCGCCGCCGCCAACGCCAAGTACATCTCCGCACACTTCAAGGTCGACTCGTACCAGACCGCCGTGCCCGCCACCGCCAAACTTTGCGACGAGTTCGGCATCAAAATCGCCATCCACTGCCACGGCGGCTACATGTTCGGCGGCTCGCCCGACGTCATCGAACACCTGCTCAAGCTCGGCGGACCCAACATCGGCCTCAACATCGACACCGCCTGGTGCATGCAGATCGGCCCCCACCGCGGCAACCCTATCCAATGGGCCGAGCAGTTCAAAGACCGGCTCTACGGCGTCCACTACAAAGACTTCACCTTCGACACCAACGGCCAGTGGAACGACGTCGTCGTCGGCACGGGCAATCTCGACCTGCCCGCCTTCGTCGACACGCTCGTTAAAAACAACTTCGCAGGCTTCGCTGTCATCGAATACGAAGGTGACGTCGACAACCCCGTACCCGCGCTGAAAGAGTGCGTCCAGAAAATGCGCGCCCTCACCGCCTGA